One window of Acidobacteriota bacterium genomic DNA carries:
- a CDS encoding tetratricopeptide repeat protein: MNPVSKALSVLSGPTLWLLLTLAALTAFVYAPVRHFDFVLLDDPAYVTENPHVARGLTREGIAWAFTTGDAANWHPVTWLSHMLDVQLFGVAAGPHHLTNVVLHIANTLLLFGVLLTLTGAMWRSAFVAALFAVHPLHVESVAWIAERKDVLSTLFWMLTLWAYVRYVRAPGSPAGTAGPSAASRSRRGFYLLMLAFFALGLMAKPMLVTLPFVLLLLDVWPLERLAVTASDAGRAKAGGHASGRAAAGSSRAGAAKGRANRRLAGARTPRRSGRLRAAWPLVREKLPLFVMAVASSAVTFVVQQRGGAVSTLETYPFGLRLQNALVSMVAYLRDTLWPEGLTVLYAFPDAIPGWQLAGALVVLGGISWLVYALARQHPYLPVGWLWYLGTLMPVVGLVQVGVQARADRYTYVPLIGIFVMVAWGSAAMLERLRGGRRVAIVAAVVVIAGCSVTTRAQVAYWKDNVTLFTRATMLSLHMDEFEAHMWVGTAVGGQGRLDEAMRHFEAAARLRPQSDAAHCSLGVSLAKSGRAADAMREFNEALRLNPDNQIARRAVDGLNRRNQF; the protein is encoded by the coding sequence ATGAATCCTGTGTCGAAGGCTCTGTCGGTACTATCAGGGCCCACTCTGTGGCTGCTGCTGACGCTGGCGGCGCTGACGGCCTTCGTCTACGCACCGGTCCGCCACTTCGACTTCGTGCTCCTTGACGATCCCGCGTACGTCACCGAGAACCCTCACGTGGCGCGCGGGCTGACGCGGGAGGGAATCGCCTGGGCGTTCACTACGGGCGACGCGGCCAACTGGCACCCGGTGACGTGGCTGTCGCACATGCTCGACGTCCAGTTGTTCGGCGTCGCCGCGGGGCCGCATCACCTCACCAACGTGGTCCTGCACATCGCAAACACCCTGCTGCTGTTCGGCGTGCTTCTCACGCTGACCGGCGCCATGTGGCGGAGCGCGTTTGTCGCGGCCCTGTTCGCCGTCCATCCATTGCATGTCGAATCGGTCGCATGGATTGCCGAGCGCAAGGACGTGCTGAGTACGCTCTTCTGGATGCTCACGCTGTGGGCCTACGTCCGGTACGTGCGCGCGCCGGGTTCCCCGGCGGGAACGGCAGGCCCTTCCGCCGCCAGTCGCTCCCGGCGCGGGTTCTACCTGCTCATGCTCGCCTTCTTCGCCCTGGGCCTGATGGCGAAGCCGATGCTGGTGACGCTCCCGTTCGTGCTGCTGCTGCTCGACGTCTGGCCGCTTGAGCGGCTGGCCGTGACGGCATCGGACGCCGGGCGGGCGAAGGCGGGCGGCCACGCGTCGGGGCGCGCGGCCGCCGGGTCCTCCAGGGCGGGTGCCGCGAAGGGCCGCGCGAACCGCCGATTGGCAGGGGCCAGAACGCCCCGGAGATCCGGCCGGCTGCGGGCCGCATGGCCGCTCGTCCGGGAGAAACTCCCGCTGTTCGTCATGGCGGTCGCGTCGAGCGCCGTCACCTTCGTCGTCCAGCAGCGCGGCGGAGCGGTCAGCACGCTCGAGACGTATCCCTTCGGCTTGCGGCTGCAGAACGCGCTGGTGTCGATGGTTGCCTACCTCCGCGATACGCTGTGGCCCGAGGGCTTGACCGTGCTGTATGCGTTCCCCGACGCTATCCCTGGATGGCAGTTGGCCGGCGCGCTCGTGGTTCTGGGCGGCATCTCCTGGCTGGTGTACGCCCTGGCCCGCCAGCATCCGTACCTGCCGGTGGGATGGCTCTGGTACCTGGGGACATTGATGCCGGTCGTGGGTCTGGTACAGGTCGGTGTGCAGGCGAGGGCAGATCGCTACACGTACGTGCCGCTCATCGGGATCTTTGTCATGGTCGCCTGGGGTTCCGCCGCGATGCTCGAACGCCTGCGTGGCGGACGCCGTGTCGCGATTGTCGCGGCAGTGGTGGTGATTGCCGGCTGTTCGGTGACGACGCGGGCACAAGTCGCGTACTGGAAGGACAACGTCACGCTCTTCACGCGGGCAACGATGCTCAGCTTGCACATGGACGAATTCGAGGCGCACATGTGGGTGGGGACGGCGGTCGGTGGCCAGGGGCGGTTGGACGAAGCGATGCGTCACTTCGAGGCGGCCGCGCGCCTGCGGCCGCAGTCCGACGCGGCGCATTGCAGCCTGGGCGTTTCGTTGGCAAAGTCGGGACGCGCAGCAGACGCGATGCGCGAATTCAACGAGGCGCTGCGTCTGAATCCTGACAATCAGATCGCGCGCCGTGCCGTCGACGGACTGAACCGCCGCAATCAATTCTGA
- a CDS encoding tetratricopeptide repeat protein → MNLRHLRPSVTLLGIALVALAVRLVYLAELSGNPLLSVLMGDSRQYDQWARQIAGGQWIGTEIFYQTPLYPYCLAAIFKIAGHNLGLVRVVQAILGAASCALIGLAGRRFFSDRVGVIAALLLAFYPPAIFFDGLIQKSSLDIFLITLVIVFVAEFQHQPRWRWLIALGAATAALTLNRENARIIYPVIGAWLLFQFRDVPVRRRVGWAAAFLCATLVVLLPVGIRNYRVGGEFLLSTSQLGPNFFIGNNAHASGSYDSLVPGRGDAVYERADATALASTAAGRPLSPGEVSDYWLRQSFDYIRAQPVQWLALLGKKLLLTFNAAEIPDTESIEAYADSSRMLGALMWFSFGVVLPIAALGVWIHRGRWRPLLVLYGMFVGLALSVAVFFVVARYRHPLVPIVLLFSAAGLGAVFDLRRVSAPKPAAGRRERGHARKLPADRRPVTRPDWKRQWIPGLAAAGVLAVVTHLPMKVVHDQTYINLGAFLVQDGRAADAISVLLKAAAVDETFAEPHFSLGQAYRQTGEPQAALEELTRAIALRPDYAEAHSALGVLLRGLGRPAEALPHLKEAARLLPRSVEAHSNLGLALMEAGLSNDAIIEHRRAMALAPDTPSPHNNLAVALQQTGAVQEAIAEYQKALALKPDDVEAHGNLAFALASVRDFEAAFRHFREAVRLQPGNYGLRINLGNALCEAGRIAEGIGQYEEAGRLSPDSVDAPYLAAQAYAKAGRIGEAVASLEKALGIATATGRTDMVGQINEAIRQTRALMPRRAP, encoded by the coding sequence ATGAACCTCCGTCACCTGCGCCCGTCTGTCACCCTGCTAGGGATTGCGCTGGTCGCCCTGGCCGTCCGGCTTGTCTACCTGGCCGAACTCAGCGGGAATCCGCTCCTGTCCGTCCTGATGGGCGACAGCCGCCAGTACGACCAGTGGGCGCGACAGATCGCGGGTGGGCAGTGGATCGGCACCGAGATCTTCTACCAGACACCTCTTTATCCGTATTGTCTTGCCGCCATCTTCAAGATCGCAGGCCACAACCTGGGCCTGGTGCGGGTTGTCCAGGCCATCCTCGGTGCAGCATCCTGCGCGTTGATCGGCCTGGCGGGCCGCCGGTTCTTCAGCGACCGGGTCGGCGTGATTGCCGCGCTGCTGCTGGCGTTCTATCCTCCTGCGATCTTCTTCGATGGACTGATCCAGAAGTCGTCACTGGATATCTTCCTGATCACACTGGTCATCGTCTTCGTCGCGGAGTTCCAGCACCAGCCTCGCTGGCGGTGGCTGATCGCGCTCGGTGCTGCCACCGCGGCACTCACGCTGAACCGCGAGAATGCCCGGATCATCTACCCGGTCATCGGGGCTTGGCTGCTGTTTCAGTTTCGCGACGTCCCCGTCCGTCGCCGGGTCGGGTGGGCCGCCGCGTTCCTCTGCGCCACGCTGGTCGTCTTGCTGCCCGTAGGCATTCGCAACTACCGGGTTGGCGGCGAGTTCCTCCTGTCAACCTCTCAGCTCGGGCCGAATTTCTTCATCGGCAACAACGCCCACGCCTCGGGCAGTTACGACTCCCTGGTGCCTGGCCGTGGTGACGCGGTCTACGAACGCGCCGACGCCACCGCACTCGCGTCGACAGCGGCCGGCCGGCCGCTGTCGCCTGGCGAGGTGTCCGACTACTGGCTTCGCCAGTCGTTTGACTACATCCGCGCCCAACCGGTTCAGTGGCTCGCGCTGCTGGGGAAGAAGCTGCTTCTGACGTTCAACGCGGCCGAGATCCCGGATACCGAATCGATTGAGGCATACGCCGATTCCTCCCGGATGCTCGGTGCGCTGATGTGGTTCAGTTTCGGCGTCGTGCTGCCGATCGCCGCTCTCGGTGTCTGGATCCATCGCGGGAGATGGCGACCGTTACTGGTCCTGTACGGGATGTTCGTCGGCCTGGCGCTGTCGGTGGCCGTGTTCTTCGTCGTCGCTCGGTATCGGCATCCCCTGGTTCCGATCGTGCTCCTCTTCTCGGCGGCCGGGTTGGGCGCCGTGTTTGACCTCCGGCGGGTGAGTGCGCCGAAGCCAGCGGCCGGGCGGCGCGAGCGCGGGCATGCGCGAAAACTGCCGGCCGATCGCCGACCGGTGACGCGCCCGGACTGGAAGCGACAATGGATCCCCGGACTCGCCGCCGCTGGAGTGTTGGCGGTTGTCACGCATCTTCCGATGAAGGTGGTTCACGACCAGACGTACATCAACCTCGGCGCGTTCCTCGTACAGGACGGGCGAGCCGCCGACGCGATTTCCGTGCTGCTGAAGGCCGCAGCGGTGGACGAAACCTTCGCCGAACCGCACTTCAGCCTGGGGCAGGCCTACCGGCAGACCGGAGAGCCGCAGGCCGCCCTTGAAGAACTGACGAGGGCCATCGCCCTGCGCCCGGATTACGCCGAAGCGCACAGCGCGCTCGGAGTGTTGTTGCGGGGCCTGGGCAGGCCGGCTGAGGCCCTTCCGCACCTCAAGGAAGCGGCGCGGCTGCTGCCGCGTTCGGTCGAGGCACACTCGAATCTGGGACTAGCCCTGATGGAGGCGGGCCTGTCGAACGACGCGATTATCGAGCATCGGCGCGCCATGGCGCTGGCGCCAGATACTCCCAGCCCTCACAACAACCTCGCCGTGGCGCTTCAGCAGACGGGTGCCGTTCAGGAGGCGATTGCCGAGTATCAGAAGGCGTTGGCGCTCAAGCCGGACGACGTCGAGGCACACGGCAATCTGGCGTTCGCGCTGGCCTCTGTCCGGGATTTCGAGGCGGCGTTCAGGCACTTCCGCGAGGCGGTTCGGCTCCAGCCGGGCAACTATGGTCTCCGCATCAATCTTGGCAACGCACTTTGTGAGGCCGGCCGAATCGCCGAGGGGATCGGGCAGTACGAGGAAGCGGGACGTTTGTCGCCGGATTCCGTCGATGCGCCGTACCTCGCCGCCCAGGCCTATGCGAAGGCGGGTCGTATTGGGGAAGCGGTTGCGAGCCTGGAGAAGGCGCTCGGCATCGCGACCGCGACCGGCCGAACAGACATGGTCGGCCAAATCAACGAGGCCATCCGACAGACCAGAGCGCTGATGCCGCGCCGGGCCCCGTGA
- a CDS encoding DEAD/DEAH box helicase: MTPSTSHEQSRRPRRPGGRSGAHRPAPTTKPPVTLPFETLAHDPTPIDFSALTLDPRIRVGIEDRGFTRTTPIQSAVFPVVFAGADLIACAETGTGKTAAFLLPIMQRLLEQPVSQPCTRVLVLAPTRELAVQIEDDFQGFAYHTTLTSVAVYGGVDADMQTRGLKSGADIVVATPGRLQDLMNCGAADFTRLEVLVLDEADRMMDMGFWPDVSRIVATLPKARQTLLFSATTSSDVVRMADEIMHAPKHVQIGRAGGPATTITHVAFEVPSREKTDWLAQFLRRHREPALVFVRTKRFADTLASALSGRGIKCVALHADRTQRERTAAVEGFRSGRHTVLVATDIAARGLDIDGISHVINYEVPHSPDAYVHRVGRTGRAEATGTAVTLVAADELPYLHAIEKSINIRMGDGRAA, translated from the coding sequence TTGACCCCATCGACCTCCCACGAGCAATCGCGACGTCCGCGCCGGCCCGGCGGCCGATCCGGCGCGCATCGGCCGGCCCCGACGACCAAACCGCCTGTCACCCTCCCATTTGAGACGCTCGCCCACGACCCGACCCCCATCGATTTCTCGGCATTGACGCTGGATCCGCGCATCCGAGTCGGCATCGAGGATCGCGGGTTTACCCGCACGACGCCGATTCAGAGTGCCGTGTTCCCCGTCGTGTTCGCAGGCGCGGATTTGATCGCCTGCGCGGAGACCGGGACGGGCAAGACGGCGGCCTTTCTGCTGCCCATCATGCAGCGGCTGCTCGAACAGCCCGTCAGCCAGCCGTGCACGCGGGTGCTCGTGCTGGCGCCGACGCGCGAACTCGCGGTCCAGATCGAGGACGACTTCCAGGGATTTGCGTATCACACCACGCTCACCAGCGTCGCGGTGTACGGGGGCGTCGATGCGGACATGCAGACGCGGGGCCTGAAGTCGGGTGCCGACATCGTTGTCGCCACGCCTGGGCGCCTGCAGGACCTGATGAACTGCGGTGCGGCGGATTTCACGCGGCTCGAAGTGCTGGTCCTGGACGAGGCGGACCGCATGATGGACATGGGCTTCTGGCCTGATGTGAGCCGCATCGTCGCGACACTGCCCAAGGCGCGGCAGACGCTGCTGTTTTCGGCGACCACATCGAGCGACGTCGTCCGGATGGCCGACGAGATCATGCACGCGCCGAAACACGTGCAGATCGGCCGTGCCGGTGGACCGGCCACCACGATCACGCACGTGGCGTTCGAGGTGCCGTCGCGGGAGAAGACAGACTGGCTGGCCCAGTTTCTGCGGCGCCATCGCGAACCCGCGCTGGTCTTCGTGCGCACGAAGCGATTTGCCGACACGCTGGCCTCCGCGCTGTCGGGCCGCGGCATCAAGTGTGTGGCGCTGCACGCGGACCGGACGCAGCGGGAACGGACCGCGGCGGTCGAGGGGTTCCGGAGCGGCCGGCACACGGTTCTGGTGGCCACCGACATCGCCGCACGCGGCCTCGACATCGACGGCATCTCGCACGTGATCAACTACGAGGTCCCGCACTCGCCGGATGCCTACGTGCATCGCGTCGGCCGCACGGGACGCGCCGAAGCCACCGGAACGGCGGTGACGCTGGTGGCTGCCGACGAACTGCCCTACCTGCACGCGATCGAGAAGTCGATCAACATCCGGATGGGCGACGGCCGCGCGGCGTAG
- a CDS encoding glycosyltransferase family 2 protein: protein MIREKKLVVVMPAYNAALTIEKTWREVIAQEIVDLVIVVDDASGDGTLSLARTLDKVLTHAHPSNRGYGANQKTCYRLALAQGADIVVMVHPDYQYSPKLIPAMANLVASGLYSCVLGSRILGGGALTGGMPAWRYVANRLLTLAGNLLLGTKVSEFHTGYRAFSREFLEHLPLDANSDDFVFDNEVLAEAAWLGYAIGEVSCPTRYAPDASSITFWRSVRYGFGCLATACVFRLAKWGLVRSARFPSAVHTGA from the coding sequence ATGATTAGGGAAAAGAAGCTGGTCGTCGTGATGCCCGCCTACAACGCGGCGCTCACGATTGAAAAGACCTGGCGAGAGGTGATCGCCCAGGAGATCGTCGATCTGGTGATCGTCGTGGACGACGCGAGTGGCGACGGCACGTTGTCGCTCGCACGCACCCTCGACAAGGTGCTGACCCATGCGCACCCCAGCAATCGCGGCTACGGCGCCAATCAGAAGACCTGCTACCGCCTCGCCCTGGCTCAGGGAGCCGACATCGTCGTCATGGTGCATCCCGACTACCAGTACTCGCCCAAGCTGATTCCCGCGATGGCGAATCTGGTGGCCAGCGGCCTGTACTCGTGCGTGCTCGGCTCGCGCATCCTCGGCGGTGGAGCGCTCACCGGGGGCATGCCCGCGTGGCGCTATGTCGCGAACCGGCTGCTCACCTTGGCCGGCAACCTGCTGCTCGGCACCAAGGTGTCGGAGTTTCACACGGGCTACCGCGCGTTCTCGCGGGAGTTTCTGGAGCACCTGCCGCTGGACGCCAACTCGGATGATTTCGTGTTCGACAACGAGGTGCTGGCCGAGGCGGCGTGGCTCGGGTACGCCATCGGCGAGGTCTCGTGTCCAACCCGCTACGCCCCGGACGCTTCGTCCATCACCTTCTGGCGCAGTGTGCGATACGGGTTTGGCTGTCTGGCGACCGCGTGTGTGTTCCGACTGGCCAAGTGGGGCCTGGTGCGGTCGGCGAGGTTTCCTTCGGCAGTCCACACCGGCGCCTGA
- a CDS encoding molybdopterin-dependent oxidoreductase: MSWDDDNELVVDGPTTFPVDRRDFLKLTSTGLLVLMAVDPAQGLQEGARPQAGRQGPPTDVNAYLHIGTDNRVTCFVGKVELGQGSMTSLPQLLAEELDVPLASVDVVMGDTDVCPWDMGTFGSLSIRTFGPILRNAGAEARAVLLLLASERLQVPIDTLVVKAGVVSVATDANKKVTYGQLTEGKRIERKLEQKATVKPVKAFRIVGMPAPRRDAIEKVTGKAKYAGDIVPPGGALHARILRPPAHGATMTQVDTSAAEQVPGVRVIRDGDMVAVLHEHRDEADRALALIKAQFTRNDPPVDNQTIFDHLVKNAPQGQRAAAGGDVATFAGATAQKFDATYLDSYMAHAPMETHSAVAAVENGKVTVWAGTQTPFPVKSQIMAALRLPADKVRVITPFVGGGFGGKSASRQAVEAARLAVLTGKPVRVVFGRDEEFFYDTFRPAAVMKIKSAIDASGAIVLWDYHVYAAGERGAAHFYNIANHQTMVYGSWGGGGAAGYHPFAIGPWRAPGASTNAFARESHIDVMAARAGMDPVAFRLKNLTDPRMIRALEAAAKRFGWTPKAAPSGRGVGVACGIDAGTYVTLMTEVAVDKATGRVQVKRVVCAQDQGVIVNREGSVQQVEGCITMGLGYTFSEEIHFKGGEVLDKNFDTYGLPLFSWVPRIETVLIDAPEIPAAGCGEPAIVPVGAAVANAIFDAVGARLNQLPMTPARVKQAIGRS, encoded by the coding sequence ATGAGCTGGGACGATGACAACGAACTGGTCGTGGACGGCCCAACCACGTTCCCGGTCGATCGGCGCGACTTCCTGAAGCTCACGAGCACGGGCCTGCTCGTGTTGATGGCGGTCGATCCGGCGCAGGGTCTGCAGGAAGGGGCGAGGCCGCAGGCAGGCCGGCAGGGCCCTCCGACGGACGTCAATGCGTACCTGCACATCGGCACCGACAACCGCGTCACCTGCTTCGTCGGTAAGGTCGAGCTTGGCCAGGGGTCGATGACGTCGCTCCCGCAGTTGCTCGCCGAAGAGCTCGACGTGCCGCTCGCATCGGTGGACGTCGTCATGGGCGACACGGACGTGTGTCCGTGGGACATGGGCACGTTCGGATCGCTCAGCATCCGCACGTTCGGCCCGATCCTGCGGAACGCAGGGGCCGAGGCGCGCGCGGTGCTGCTGCTGCTTGCGTCGGAACGTCTGCAGGTGCCCATCGACACCCTGGTCGTCAAGGCGGGCGTCGTGTCGGTCGCGACGGATGCAAACAAGAAGGTGACCTACGGCCAGCTCACCGAGGGCAAGCGCATCGAGCGCAAGCTCGAGCAGAAAGCCACCGTCAAGCCCGTCAAGGCGTTCAGGATTGTCGGAATGCCGGCACCCCGGCGAGATGCGATCGAGAAGGTGACCGGCAAGGCAAAGTACGCGGGCGACATCGTGCCGCCGGGCGGGGCGCTGCACGCCCGCATCCTCCGGCCTCCGGCTCACGGCGCCACGATGACGCAGGTCGACACGTCGGCTGCCGAGCAGGTGCCGGGCGTTCGCGTGATCCGGGACGGCGACATGGTGGCGGTGCTTCACGAACACCGCGACGAGGCGGACAGGGCGCTCGCGCTCATCAAGGCGCAGTTCACGCGGAACGACCCGCCCGTCGACAACCAGACGATCTTCGATCACCTCGTGAAGAACGCGCCGCAGGGTCAGCGCGCGGCGGCGGGTGGCGATGTCGCGACGTTTGCCGGCGCCACGGCGCAGAAGTTCGACGCGACATATCTGGACAGCTATATGGCGCACGCGCCGATGGAGACGCACTCGGCGGTCGCGGCGGTCGAAAACGGAAAGGTGACCGTCTGGGCGGGCACGCAGACGCCGTTTCCCGTCAAGAGTCAGATTATGGCCGCGCTGAGGCTGCCGGCCGACAAGGTGCGGGTGATCACGCCGTTTGTCGGTGGAGGCTTCGGCGGCAAGTCCGCGTCGCGGCAGGCCGTCGAGGCGGCGCGGCTCGCCGTGCTCACCGGCAAACCCGTGCGCGTGGTGTTCGGGCGCGATGAGGAGTTCTTCTACGACACGTTCCGTCCCGCCGCGGTGATGAAGATCAAGTCGGCCATCGACGCCTCGGGCGCGATTGTGCTCTGGGACTATCACGTGTATGCCGCCGGGGAACGGGGCGCGGCGCATTTCTATAACATCGCCAACCACCAGACGATGGTCTATGGCAGTTGGGGCGGCGGAGGAGCGGCTGGCTACCATCCGTTTGCGATTGGCCCGTGGCGCGCGCCCGGGGCGAGTACCAACGCCTTTGCGCGCGAGTCGCACATCGACGTCATGGCGGCCAGGGCCGGCATGGACCCGGTGGCCTTCAGACTGAAGAATCTGACCGACCCGCGGATGATCCGCGCGCTGGAGGCGGCTGCCAAGCGGTTCGGCTGGACTCCGAAGGCGGCGCCAAGCGGCCGCGGCGTCGGCGTCGCCTGCGGCATCGACGCGGGCACCTATGTCACGTTGATGACCGAGGTGGCGGTCGACAAGGCGACCGGCCGGGTGCAGGTCAAGCGGGTGGTATGCGCGCAGGATCAGGGCGTCATCGTGAACCGGGAGGGATCGGTGCAGCAAGTCGAAGGCTGCATCACGATGGGTCTCGGCTACACGTTCAGCGAGGAGATTCACTTCAAGGGCGGCGAGGTGCTCGACAAGAACTTCGACACGTACGGGCTGCCTCTCTTCTCGTGGGTGCCGCGGATCGAGACCGTCTTGATTGACGCGCCAGAGATCCCCGCGGCCGGCTGCGGGGAGCCGGCCATCGTCCCGGTGGGGGCGGCCGTCGCCAACGCGATCTTCGACGCGGTCGGCGCGCGGCTCAATCAGCTGCCGATGACGCCGGCGCGCGTCAAGCAGGCCATCGGCCGGAGCTGA
- a CDS encoding (2Fe-2S)-binding protein has protein sequence MRTVAFTLNGKPTRLTVDENRMLLWVLRDDLGLTGTKFGCGAALCGACTVLVNNEAVRSCATPMREVDGKKVLTIEGLATDGTLHPLQEAFVKHLAFQCGFCTPGMILGAYAFLLKNPKPTHAQIIEHLDDHLCRCGAHVRIVAAVETAAASMKGGAR, from the coding sequence ATGCGAACGGTAGCTTTCACGCTGAATGGCAAGCCCACGCGGCTGACGGTCGACGAGAACCGCATGCTGTTGTGGGTTCTGCGCGACGACCTCGGCCTGACTGGAACCAAGTTCGGCTGCGGCGCCGCCCTCTGCGGCGCCTGCACGGTGCTGGTCAACAACGAGGCCGTGCGCTCGTGCGCCACGCCGATGCGGGAGGTCGATGGCAAGAAGGTTCTGACCATCGAAGGCCTCGCCACTGACGGCACCCTCCATCCGCTGCAGGAGGCCTTCGTGAAGCACCTGGCGTTCCAGTGCGGCTTCTGCACGCCCGGGATGATCCTCGGCGCCTACGCATTCCTGCTGAAGAACCCGAAGCCCACCCACGCCCAGATCATTGAGCACTTGGACGACCACCTGTGCCGCTGTGGCGCGCACGTCCGGATTGTGGCAGCTGTCGAGACCGCGGCGGCATCGATGAAAGGGGGCGCGCGATGA
- a CDS encoding glycosyltransferase family 9 protein, with protein sequence MRVSTLRAVDRWIGVPGCGFLTLYRLVFRRSEPIATIRRILFVKLAEQGSTVLAAGALLRAIEQVGRENVFFLAFQENRFILDAMELVPAGNVLTLDVDSLPSAARSVWRVVARLRALHIDAAIDLEFFARASAILTFLSGARVRVGLHSFAGEGPWRGDLMTHRLVCNPYLHTSDLFLVMVEALAHPADRFPACSMPRPEARLLPPARRISHADVEMMRRMVGECTRGAAEPPLILLNANTGDLLPLRRWDTGRYVELARRLLAALPEIHVLLTGGPGERHDVEALAAAVASPRCVSVAGKTTLPQLLALYSLSRVLVTNDSGPAHFAALTSIEVVTLFGPETPALFAARTPRNHVLWAGTVCSPCVSAFNNRVSRCRDNICMQRISVDEVFEATLAAYLARVSGGDTVVAEPDQG encoded by the coding sequence ATGCGGGTTTCGACGCTCAGAGCCGTAGATCGGTGGATCGGCGTGCCGGGCTGCGGGTTCCTGACCTTGTACAGGCTCGTGTTCCGGCGTTCCGAACCGATTGCCACGATTCGACGAATCCTGTTCGTCAAACTCGCGGAACAGGGATCGACCGTACTGGCTGCCGGCGCGCTGCTCCGCGCCATCGAGCAGGTTGGCCGTGAGAATGTCTTCTTCCTTGCGTTCCAGGAGAACCGCTTCATCCTCGACGCGATGGAACTCGTCCCCGCCGGGAATGTCCTCACGCTCGATGTGGACTCCCTGCCCAGCGCCGCGCGCTCGGTGTGGCGTGTCGTCGCTCGGCTCCGGGCACTCCACATCGACGCGGCGATCGATCTTGAGTTCTTCGCCCGCGCGTCAGCGATCCTCACGTTTCTGAGCGGTGCCCGTGTTCGGGTTGGACTCCATTCCTTCGCCGGTGAAGGGCCGTGGCGGGGTGACCTGATGACTCACCGCCTCGTGTGCAACCCGTATCTCCACACGAGCGACCTCTTCCTCGTGATGGTCGAGGCGCTCGCACATCCGGCCGATCGCTTTCCCGCGTGCAGCATGCCGCGCCCGGAGGCGCGACTCCTGCCGCCAGCGCGCCGGATCTCACACGCTGACGTTGAGATGATGCGGCGCATGGTGGGCGAGTGTACGAGGGGGGCCGCGGAGCCGCCGCTCATCCTCCTCAACGCGAACACCGGGGATCTGCTTCCGCTGCGTCGATGGGATACGGGACGCTACGTCGAACTGGCGAGACGACTGCTTGCCGCACTTCCCGAGATTCACGTGCTTCTGACCGGCGGGCCCGGGGAGAGGCACGACGTGGAGGCATTGGCGGCGGCGGTGGCCTCGCCACGCTGCGTGTCGGTGGCTGGCAAGACCACGTTGCCCCAACTGCTGGCTCTCTACTCGCTGTCGCGCGTGCTGGTGACCAACGACAGCGGCCCGGCGCACTTCGCGGCGCTGACCTCGATCGAGGTTGTCACGCTGTTCGGCCCGGAGACGCCAGCCCTCTTCGCGGCCCGCACGCCCCGCAACCACGTGCTGTGGGCTGGAACCGTGTGCAGCCCGTGCGTCAGCGCGTTCAACAACCGCGTCTCCCGATGTCGCGACAACATCTGCATGCAGCGCATCAGCGTGGACGAGGTGTTCGAGGCGACGCTGGCAGCCTACCTGGCACGAGTCTCCGGCGGGGACACCGTTGTGGCCGAACCAGACCAGGGGTAA
- a CDS encoding protein-disulfide reductase DsbD N-terminal domain-containing protein, producing the protein MMIPMRARRMLVLVLTVAAMALAGEPAVMARQKAPITWSVTSVNASVKAGASVRVEITARIEDGWHLYSLTQQAPPDPTRITVPDGQPFTLGGKIEAPAPETGFDKAQDSETEYYTESVSFKVPLKAAAATTAPGRHVAHIRATWQACNGVLCIRPQVADLNVPIQVSAAK; encoded by the coding sequence ATGATGATCCCGATGCGCGCCCGGCGGATGTTGGTCCTGGTCTTGACAGTGGCGGCGATGGCTCTGGCAGGCGAGCCGGCTGTGATGGCCCGGCAGAAGGCGCCGATCACCTGGTCGGTTACGTCGGTCAACGCGTCGGTGAAGGCTGGCGCGAGCGTTCGCGTCGAGATCACGGCCCGCATCGAAGACGGGTGGCATCTCTACTCGCTGACCCAGCAGGCCCCGCCCGATCCCACGCGCATCACCGTGCCAGACGGCCAGCCGTTCACCCTCGGCGGCAAGATCGAGGCGCCGGCCCCGGAGACAGGGTTCGACAAGGCACAGGACTCCGAGACGGAGTACTACACCGAGAGCGTCAGCTTCAAGGTGCCTCTCAAGGCGGCGGCGGCGACGACCGCTCCGGGCAGGCATGTCGCGCACATCAGGGCGACCTGGCAGGCCTGCAACGGCGTTCTCTGCATCCGGCCGCAGGTGGCCGACCTCAACGTGCCGATCCAGGTGTCAGCCGCGAAGTAG